Within Takifugu flavidus isolate HTHZ2018 chromosome 12, ASM371156v2, whole genome shotgun sequence, the genomic segment GGGACCTTCAGCAGCACGCTCAGTATGGAGCTCTACCAAGTAGGTCTCCGTACCCCTTACGCGCTTGCCTTCGATTAGCGCAGTCTGATGTTGTCATTTCTCGAGCGACAGGACCAAGAGTACCAGCAAATCCTGAGCATCCCACCGACGGGGCTTAACTTGAAGACCAAGATTTACGTTGCGGTCACAGCGACCAACCTCACAAACAGGTGGGTTAGAATGAGCGCCTGAATCAGACAAGACAACGTCCACCACCTCTCTGTCGCCGAAGGTTCAACGTGCTGCTTGACCGATGCTACGCCACGACGAGTCCGAACCCCAACGACGACAAATACTACGACCTTTTCGTTGGGTGAGTCAGAGGATCGCGATGCTCCTTGCGTTGGGTGGAGCTTCCACGCAGTCACGCTACACCCGCGTCCTTTCTCCCGCCCCCAGATGTACTCGCGATGCGCAGACTAAGCTGGAGCAGAATGGCGAGGCCCAGAGCGCCAACTTCTCCTTTGAGGCCTTCAGATTCGTGGAGCACAAAAATCAGCCCATTTCCACCTTCTACCTGCACTGTATCACCAGGCTGTGCGAGGTGTCCTCGTGCGCCAGCTTAAAGCCGGTGAGTCGCTGCGGCCCTGAGAAAAACCACGCTCGCTTTCACCTCTCGGGTCGGGGGTTGACTCTCGCCATTGATTCCACGCAGAACTGTCCAACGTCcaacaagaggaggaagagagaggccGAGGATGTTTCAGCCAACACCACAATCACCTCGCATGTCATCATCGTGGGAAAACGGAGCAGCGGTGAGTGTTGAGGTCTGAAAAAACAGGGTTGTGGATTACAGAAGAGTCCATCAGCCTGATTAAGACTGCAGGGTTTTTCTCATATAAACAGATACATACATGTGGATAAAAGCTTTGTACATACACAATATATCAGAGCAAACATTCTTTTTGTGGAATGAAGTTGTTCAATAAAAGGATAAACGAGCCCATCATCATAAATAGCATTTTTCAGCACCACACCAGATGTGTGATGAGATTAGTAGCTTTATTAAGACTCCAGGGTTTCAGAAACTTTCCTGGAACATTCTGGAAAATCACTCAAGGTCAAGGACTGACTTTATTGTGATTCACCTGTTTCAGATGTCCAAACCTTCTCGGCCTCTAACGGTAAGGCTCCCGGCTTAATCGTGGTGTTATGTCACTTATGAGTAACTTTTCCATCCGTTGAACCACATAAGAAGCATTTTCTTCAACATATCCTTTTCTTCCCCACACAGGCGCGTTGGATGAAGGCCAGTACAACAGCCCTTTGGTGGCTGTGATCGTCTGCATCGTGATCCTCACGATCTTCATCCTTGCCATGGCTGTTTACTTTGGACTGTACGTGAGACGGAGAAAGCTGTAACACGATCGACAGCAGAGCTTCCTCGATGCACCACATCGTCAATTAACGCGTTGTTCTTCATTTACAAACCAGCTTTATACACAGGTAGTCAGCACTTAGCTTAGCTTGCTTTCTTGTTGATCATGTCACAGCTGGGATTAGGTAATTGGGATAAAAATATGGTTAAATATTAGTATCAGTGAATCTCAGTGAGGACTTGGAATTTGTTGCGTAACTCTGTAGCTGTAACCTAATTACCCAGGGCaacaaagttgtgttttttaggtgtgtgttttgtgggttGTAGACATCATCACTAAGAAAACATGTCTTAGTTAAGGACCATGCTGTCATAATCATGCTgaagtattattattatttatgattAGCAAAAATGTACATATTTCTAAAATTACGCATCATGACTAATggattaaagactttttttcttttattaaattcatcaataaaacaaaaattaacTTTCTAACATAGCAAGGCACTGACTCAAAAAATAATATAGCTGGTAAAGGTGAAGTTGCCCGGTGCGCCGACATTGCTCTTTATAATCATGACTTTGTATTTGAAAACATAATTAAAATGCATGAGCAACACTGATAACAGCACGTTTCACTGTGTGCCATCTTTGGACCAACACAATCATACAATCTTCCACTTTGTCCGTGACTTGACGTTAGACTATGGGGAACTGCTATTCATCCCAATGAGCTGAGATCTTTCTTGACTGGAGTCCACCTGTGCTacattttcctgtttggatCTTATTTGGgaggacacacacctgtctaacaacagcacaacagagcGATGATTTCAAAGTTCAAAGCAGGAGGTGCAGATCTGGGGAAGGTTCCAaaaaaggttctgctgcaacgAAAGTGAACTGGAAGAAGTGCAGACAAACCAGGACTCGTCCCAGAACTGACCtacttgcttttatttttagcacaATATAAATTAGGGGGGAAAAGTGAGCAGGTTTGGAGACTGCGAGCTAGAGCCAGttcaataaagaaaacaaaatatgaCCCAGTGTCTTTGTGCTTAAACACCAACAAAATGAATTGAAGTTTTAGCACAATAATAGAAACAGCGCTTTCACGAAACTTTCCACGAAagtttaaaaaacacacagaaattaGTGCTATTATCAGCAGCTTTGTTAAAAGAGGATCCTGATTGTCTATCAGCGGTTAAACCAGTTAATCTGACATGCATATCGGTGGACTTTGGGAAATGGTGAAAGTGGCCAGAGAGAACCTTTAAATGTGCGAAggtaatgcaaaaaaaaaaaaaaatcatttaaaagtaGCTCTGGCGGGGTTCAGAATCCTCAGGGGGAGCACATCCTCCACCCACTCGTTCGGGGTGGACTTCATGCGTTCCCAGAGCGCCACCTCGGAGGGAGTGGAGTCCATCCAGTCCACCAAAGCTCCGTAGCTCGTGCCTATGGACAAACACCAGGAATTCAATAAATACTTATATTTCCGGTTCATTTATCCAGGTCAGACAATTCCCGACCTGTGCCGATCCCCAGCCGCAGGCCGCCCAGCAGGTTGGTGGCTAACTTGTCCCGGTCCCACACGGTGAGCTCCACGCAGGCCTCCGTCAGGTCGATGTCCCTGATGCCGTCATAAACCATGGTGTGGTTGAAGACCGGATCCACCGCGCGCCGCACCACACGCGTCTTCTGGCGGCTCTTCCTGCTGGTGTCCGGCAGCACGAAGCTTAGTGGGGAGGGAAGAGTCAGAATCCCGTCAGGAGAGACGATCGGTCGATGTTTTCGGGATTTTTGGAAATCTACCTACCACTTCACGTAAGGGTTAATGGTGGCTCTGATGAGAGGCAGGTCCCTGCACTCCTTCACCCAAATGTGAATCTCTCCGTTAAAAAAATGCGAAACTCCTTCAGATAAGCCATGAAAGGAACGACAGGACAATTTCAACATTGGTTTTGATTGTTATTGAAGCAAGTGGGCTCATTCGAACACAAACCTTCGCTGTGGCTGATCTGCGGGAGGTAACGGATGGCCAGCTTTAATTGTCCTCGACCAGAGGGCGCTGCTAGATTTGGTGGAGTCTAAAACAGACAAAGTCGACGTTAAACGAGACGCCCTTTTGTAATCTGCTGTGTCTGTGAGCGTTTCTACCCGTGATTTCAGTGGAAAGTAGTTCAGCCGGGTGTGGCCAAAGTCCCACTTGAACAGGTCCACGTCCACCTCGCCCAGGAAGCTGTTCCTGCCAAACGTGTCATGATGCCACACGGACAGAATGAGAGTCTGTGTCCTCAGGTACTCCATGTTAACGCGGTACTGGGGACACAAGAACCACTCAGCTGGTTCTCATGAACGGGAGAAATGAGCCTGTGCGAGCGGATTCTTACTCTGAGGATCTCGTTGAACGTTGGGTTCAATGTCTTCTTTTTTACAGACGTTTTCCTCTTTCCCAGGTTAGATTTGTCAGGAACCAGGTAGCTTTTAACGTATCTTGTaaggcaaaaaagaaagatgtccTCATGAGAAATACACACCGTAGATGTGTTACAAAGTGTCTCTTTCTGCCGTGTCACTCACGGGTTGGAGCGGCCTTTCTTCAGGTCTGCGGCGGCCAGGTCTTGACACTGAGCCACAAAGATGTGGAACTCTCTCAGCTTCTGTATGTAGTTGATGGAGAACATGATGTTCCCCTGAACCTCCAAATCCCCACCGTACATGGTCATCATACTTCCACTCAGCTTGAGGAGAGATAAGTTTACACATTAATGTTGTCATTATGGATGGTCCGAGTTGTTGTGGGCCATTTATATCAATATTGTATGTGTTTTTGTACTAGATCAGTGCAGAAAATTTAGTATGACCTGGATGTTTTGGATGAATTACGACAGATTTAAGAAAAAGCAAAAGATGGAATTGGTGGTTAAGTTAATAGCAATAATGGTGTtatttaaaaaactaaaaaaaaaaccacacattGCATCAACAACAGATTAATTTTAGATGCCAGCCAGCAGTGCTTGTTAGCAGAGCCGCGTTTGCAAGGTAACATACAGACGACAAGCCAGAGGAGCTGGTGAGGTTAGTCAAAGAGCCGCCTTTGGTTAGTTGCCCGCTGTGGTAACTCTGGTCGCTGTTGGAGTCAGTGGACGCGTCGTCCTGAAAGACAGAAGTCCGCTCTGGGTGCGAGAATGCGGCGGAATCTCAAACAAACTGGAGTGAAAGTTACAGATTTACCTCCTTCTGTAAGAACAGAGGGACCGATTTGCTCATGTTCTTCAGGTGGTCCTTATCTGAAAATAAGGAGGAGGCGGGCGAAGGCATGGACGAAACTGGGGATTGATTGATTAGGGAAACGTGTCACTATCAAACTCGTCACTGCACATTTGAGTGATGAAAGCAGGAGCACGGAATGGGCTGATGGGTTTTTACCATCACTGGCGCCTCTGATGTCAGCAGTGGTGTCCTGCCTTCTTTCTTGTACTGGAACAGACCAAAAGTCGGCTCAAAGCAGCAGTGACACACAATCAAAATGGAGACGTGAAGGACGTGCAGACCTGGTGATGCCGTGAGGTCCTCCAAACTTTTGCTTCGTGTTTCTGCTCGCATAAGTGCTTTCCTTACTGGGCTTAAAGTGTCATCCCCACCTACAGTACAtgtaaaagacagaaaacactcAGATTACCTTTTCACAGTTCTTTTAATGGTCGCTTGGTATCAAATATTCACCATTGACCAGAAGCACGTAGGCAGCGATTAGCAACGCTACAGTTTCTACTTGAGCAGCTGCTGAAAGTACCAACTACTCATATACTTGTTAGTGATTCTAAGGAAAGCCCACAAATTAAACATGGGCAGGTGAACACAGGTGCGCACACTGTTCAGACATTTGAACAAATAAGCTGACACGGACGTTGCGTCAAGGACGTGGCCATAAATGAGTCACAAGGATGACAAAAGTCTGCTATCAACAGGTGTTGAATTACCCTACATATGTGAGCACTAGACTTCATTTGCTGCTTTGCTAATGTCGACAATCATTTAAATCTTGCAGTCTGCGTCATTACCACTAGGTGTCAGTAActcttattttatcatttttttaaaaataaaatcacttttgttattttaaattaactgTATATGTTCCTTATTTTGTATCCTATATTGTCCAAATTAATACATGTCACTGCATAGAAAACACAATATATACATGAATAAGTATTTCAATCTCACTAATTTGGGGGGACTTGTATTAGGGCTTCAGTTGTTGCATTATTCTTCCATAAATTACTAAAATTGAATGCTCACGGTCAGAATATTTCTTGGAGTTGGACCAGGAGTCTGATGTGCTGCTCAAAGATGAATCTGGTCCTGTGTCTGAGCTGTAGTTTgcccacagggggcgctgcgtCACCTTGGTGCTCTTACGACTGTGCCACCCCTCTGAGCTCACAGGGGTGCTGACATGGACCGGCCTGCCCGGGTCAAATCCAAAGCCACCCTTTTCTCCTTCATCCTCGGGATTTGGGGCGAGGGAGGCCTGGAAGCTCGCCTCGTCCGTCATGCCCAGGTAGTGGCGGTAGTCGCGGGGAATGTACGCTCGCGCACGTGGTGTTGGGGTCTCACTCTCCTCTGGTGGCTTTGTTATGGTGATGTTTTTTTGGCTGTACTGCCTCCGATTCCTGCTCTGGGGCTGTGAAGGGCCCGTGTCCATTTGAACTTGATCGTTTTCATCCAAAGCGGACAGAGCGAACATGCTGGCAGCACGGCGAATTGAATTTGCGCGACTGCTGGAGGCCTCATAGCTGTCCTTTCTGCTCCTATGGGGGCGATTCTCTTTTCCTAAAGTGTCTTGTCGAGGGAGATCCCTTGAGCCTTCAACTGTTGACACACCCTGAAGAGTAGGAGACAGTTTGGCGGCCACGGGTCTTGTTTTCGGCTGAATCTGTGGCTCTTTGCGCCTAAAATCCTTGGCTGCAAACTGGATCTTTACCGTCTCTTTCCTTGCAGTGCTTTTGGGTTTACCAGAAGTAGCTTCATCCCAGAAGTCCCGCAGGCTGTTGAATTGCGTCCGACTTGTGGTCAGGTTAGCAGATTCTGTCTCCGTGCCAACAACATTTGGATTAATCTCCTCACTGCGGTCACCATTCCCAAGAGCGCTCAGGTCGTACTCGGACTTTGTGAATCTTTTACTGACTTTTGACTGGCTCGGGCCCTGGGTGACATTCCTGCTGTAAAAGGTGggcttcctctcctgctcccagAAGGACCTGAGCTGCTTTATCTTATCTGCAGAGCTCTCCTGCTGAGGCAAATCTTGTACGTTTCTCTGAGGACTGTAACCTCTATCGTCGCTATTCCAACTAGCATCTTTATATGGACttctaaatgtttgtgttttgggttCGATCAATGCGTCATTCCCACCTTGCGGGTTATCCACATACGACTTGTTTCCGGAATAAGAGCCCGGGCTGTATCTCGTTTGGAGATCTGCCTCCGACTTTGGAGTCCTGGAAGATTCATCTCGCAGTTGGATTTCTGTGGATTGGGAAATTCTGTCAGGTCTTGGGTTTGATGTAGACAGACTTTCAGTCTCTACACTCAGTCTAGGATGGAATATTCTCTCCTGTCTAGGTCTGGGTACATTCACACTCCCGGCATCCGAACCTCTTCTGTCGGCCGCTTGGGCACCGGCTTCTAAATCGGAATAGTTGCGATAGTTCCGAGCTGAAGTGTTCGGCCCGTGTGCCTCCTGGCTGCTGCTAGAGGGGGACGTGTATTCCGTATCTGTTTGTGGACGGACAACCGCACATCGCTCACTCTCACCCTTGTAAATTATCTCCCGGCTGTACCTTCCGGGTTCCGAGGTCATATCCATTTTGTTGCCCTCGTGTCTGTCTGACAGGCGAGCAGGCGTTTGTCCTCGGTTTTTGGACATCATTGACTTGATAATAAGTACTTTAGGACCTATTTTGTGCCTCTCCCAAACCGACCTCAGATGTGGAACGTAGACCTGCTGCTGCGGTTCCTCTATTTCAAGCAGCTCTGAGCTGGCTGACCTATGAGCAGCTCTTAACGCTTTCGCCTCATTGATCTTTTTCTGCAAGAGCTCACTTGTCCCCTCGCCTTCGTTTAGGAACGAATCTTCGCTTCTTGACTTGCTGACCACCACATTGTGGTCAGAGCCCATTCTAACCTTCGCACCACCTGCCGAGTTTAGCCAGTCGCTGCGGTCGGTGCTGCGACTGAACCAGTCCAGCACCTTTGCGATGGACTCCTCGTCACCAGTGGGACTGGTGCTCTGCGTGGTTAGTGTAAACACGTTTTTCTGATTTGATTTCTTCATTTGCTTGTCTGATTTGTCAATGAAGTTGAGATCATAGGATACCGGAGGATCTGGATCTGAAAAGAAAGGCGTAAAAAGAGAATTTGGTACTTGTGCTTGAGCCGTTTACCTGATCTCTCAGGTGCCAAATTtatttattaacattattttaaattttatttaagTGCACATCTGCATGTCAACCTGAAAACAATGGTAATGTTACCATGCTGCAATAGTCCTTTTGTTGTAGCATGTTAGAGTTTATTAGTTATTAGCACGTTTATTAGCGTTGGGTACTAACCTGGTGTCAAGCTGTTACTTTATGCCTGTTTTATTGCGATGTTTGCCAAAACGAGACCGGATCTCAGTAAAGACAGAGATCCTGAACACGTCTGCCTATGAAAACGTTAATTTAAGCCTCTATTTCGTAACAGCCGTGCATCGCTTGGCTGTCCAATTATGATTTATGGACCATTAAAATTCAATCAAAAGCGAGTCAAGGCCCCTATTTTGCATCAAGCTGTAAACACAAATTAGATCTGGGTCGGGcggaaataaaatcaattttgCAGGGATTACATCAGCAATTAGCGTCTCGTTGGACGGAACGTTGAAGTGACACCAGAGATTTCCTAAGTCAAGAATTTCATTTGTTGATTAACTAAATtggacaaaaaataaaaaagaactgATTTTGTTTAATCTCACTGGGAGGCTGCTCCTTGTCCTGTCCTTTATGTCAAAACCTTAGTTTAGATTTGGACAGCAGAGACACGATCCTGGTGAAAGTTCACAAAGGAACATTTAGCATTTGACGCTAAGGTTGCGTTGAATACATTTTGCCTGCGTGCGCCAGTTGCAGTGTCTGCGCACGTGCGTGTTGTTGACAAAGCTCCCAGCCAACTGGTGGCCTGTTAAAGTTCATTAGTTTTCCACACAGCTGcgacaaaaacatatttatttggCTCTATGTGGCTGAATTCTCCAATGTTTGCTCTGTTGTTTGAGCGGTGTCTTGTAAACACTCATTTCTTATATCCATATCTCTGTTTATTCTGGGACTTTTTcagtttgttgtttgtgtttttcagtttcGGGTCTTATTTCAGTCCTCCTCTGTCAATATCGTTTCAAGCCCGTCCCGTTTGTCTGGTTTCGGGCGGTTTCGTCCTCGCCGCACGCCTTTGCATTTCGGTCTCGTTCCCTCTGTTCGGTGCTGTCCCAACCTGTGTCCCAacctgtgtcccacctgtgtcccGCTGCCCCTCCGCTGTCTCCGATCAGCTCTGAATAGCCTGTCTCTGTTGTGCGCTCGGTGGAAGGCCATATAAGAACGCCTCAGTCTGTTATTAATTCTCATTTCAAAGCAGGTGAATGCCGCTAGCGCCTGCATTGCTGCTCTAAAGGTTCAGCACATTTTATAGATTTCTTAAGTTAAAATTTGACAGATGTAACGACGAATGTTAAAGTAAACAAAAGTGCTCCTGCATGCGAAACTCACCTGTGGTGCTCTGAGGCAGGCTCAGCTCATCAGGTCTCCCTGCTGGTCCCGCACTGTCTCCTCCTCCGACGGTGTCCTGAATGCTGCTGCTTCGGAGGACGTCACTGCGCAGCGCCGCACGCTCTCCCAGACGCTCATCCTGTGgttcttccctcctttcttcGAGGGCCACGTCAGCATCGCTCCCGCTCTCTGTGTCTGAACTGAAATGTCTTTGAGTTAACGAGTCGTCAAAGCTTTCCGGGAGGCGCTCGGAATTTTCACTGACCTGTCCATCTTCTGGGAGGGTGTTCCTCCGTATTTGTCCTCACTGTAAACAGGctgatcatcatcattcatAGGCTGCTGGGGGCTCTCCTGGGGGGCAGCTACTCTTTGGGCCAATTGGCGCCTCTGTCCTGGGGAGGGGACAATGGAGGCTGGGCCGACCGGAGCGTCAGGATCGCTGCTTGACGGGTGTCTGGAGAGGAAGGTCCTCTTCCTCGGCACCGGCCTGAATGCCGGGGAGGAACCTTCAGATGTGCTGGAGGTGTCCGAAGTCTGACTGAAGTCCTCTCCAGGGTCGCTCCTCAGCAAGGACGCGTCCGCTGCAGGGAGAGTTATGTTGCACATTCACACGTGTCTCACCGACTGACGACTCTATCTGTCGGGAAATTCAGTTCCAACCTGTCTGGGATAATTCCGGCTTCTGACAGGATGTCACGAAGCTGATGTTGTCGGGGGCCTCATAAATAATCATGGAGCCCTGGTTGAAGGGGTTTTTCCTTGGCTTTGAAGGGAAGACGACAATGAACGATGATGCCACAGAGAAAagggaccaaaaaaaaagcacagaaaaagaCTGATAGTACCATTCTTGGAGAGAAGATGGgactttttttctccttctccgGATCACTGAATGGAGACAGAAATTCACACGTTTAGAGCCGATCAAGCGCTCCGGATCCATGTGACTCGTGCGAGGCAGCCGTGGCGCCACATCACGACTTTCAGCTGCATGTTGGTATTTTCGCCGCCGTGTTACTGGATTATAATTGGCTGATAACTGAACAAATATGTGTCTTATCAGGTTCTGCCCTCCACCCATGTTAAGCCTGTGGGTGTCACCTTTGACAGCACGCCCTCGTCCCAGTCCCGCATCAGTAAAGTCACTCGGTCACCTTTCTTTCATCTTCGTAGCGTCTCCCAcctgcctccatctctctcttctAACAGGTCGCACCCTTACTGCCGCTCCCTTCTCTTTGCCTTATCTGATCCATGAACTTTTGCACTGGTTCAAAATTCTGGCCCCCTCCACCCGCCACATCACCcgtttgctgcagcagctccactggCTTCATATCAAACAGCAGATCCATCAACAACCTACAGTAGCTCATTAGCTTAGCCTATCTTACTGACCAAACACCCACCCGTTGTCTCAGATCCTCCCCTTCCTGCCAACCTGCTCCCTTGACCATCATGGGGTCTAGAGCCTTTGGGTGCTCCGTCCCTCCACCTCGGAATGTCTCACCTTCAATCCCACCTCCAAACTGATCTTTTCCACCAAGCTTACAAGA encodes:
- the sytl2b gene encoding synaptotagmin-like protein 2 isoform X4, encoding MIDLSHLTEEEQGAIMTVLRRDAELKRAEDDRVSKLEKTHNTGSKPDSQWKYLSGEWFYEAKSRRHMDKIHGSEVILASMKAQKAPFDGSPLSKRSPTPSSSGLKVGTPPKPARSLENLQLAVINDPEKEKKSPIFSPRMPRKNPFNQGSMIIYEAPDNISFVTSCQKPELSQTADASLLRSDPGEDFSQTSDTSSTSEGSSPAFRPVPRKRTFLSRHPSSSDPDAPVGPASIVPSPGQRRQLAQRVAAPQESPQQPMNDDDQPVYSEDKYGGTPSQKMDSSDTESGSDADVALEERREEPQDERLGERAALRSDVLRSSSIQDTVGGGDSAGPAGRPDELSLPQSTTDPDPPVSYDLNFIDKSDKQMKKSNQKNVFTLTTQSTSPTGDEESIAKVLDWFSRSTDRSDWLNSAGGAKVRMGSDHNVVVSKSRSEDSFLNEGEGTSELLQKKINEAKALRAAHRSASSELLEIEEPQQQVYVPHLRSVWERHKIGPKVLIIKSMMSKNRGQTPARLSDRHEGNKMDMTSEPGRYSREIIYKGESERCAVVRPQTDTEYTSPSSSSQEAHGPNTSARNYRNYSDLEAGAQAADRRGSDAGSVNVPRPRQERIFHPRLSVETESLSTSNPRPDRISQSTEIQLRDESSRTPKSEADLQTRYSPGSYSGNKSYVDNPQGGDDTLSPVRKALMRAETRSKSLEDLTASPVQERRQDTTADIRGASDVSSMPSPASSLFSDKDHLKNMSKSVPLFLQKEDDASTDSNSDQSYHSGQLTKGGSLTNLTSSSGLSSLSGSMMTMYGGDLEVQGNIMFSINYIQKLREFHIFVAQCQDLAAADLKKGRSNPYVKSYLVPDKSNLGKRKTSVKKKTLNPTFNEILRYRVNMEYLRTQTLILSVWHHDTFGRNSFLGEVDVDLFKWDFGHTRLNYFPLKSRTPPNLAAPSGRGQLKLAIRYLPQISHSEGVSHFFNGEIHIWVKECRDLPLIRATINPYVKCFVLPDTSRKSRQKTRVVRRAVDPVFNHTMVYDGIRDIDLTEACVELTVWDRDKLATNLLGGLRLGIGTGTSYGALVDWMDSTPSEVALWERMKSTPNEWVEDVLPLRILNPARATFK
- the sytl2b gene encoding synaptotagmin-like protein 2 isoform X2; the encoded protein is MIDLSHLTEEEQGAIMTVLRRDAELKRAEDDRVSKLEKTHNTGSKPDSQWKYLSGEWFYEAKSRRHMDKIHGSEVILASMKAQKAPFDGSPLSKRSPTPSSSGLKVGTPPKPARSLENLQLAVINDPEKEKKSPIFSPRMPRKNPFNQGSMIIYEAPDNISFVTSCQKPELSQTADASLLRSDPGEDFSQTSDTSSTSEGSSPAFRPVPRKRTFLSRHPSSSDPDAPVGPASIVPSPGQRRQLAQRVAAPQESPQQPMNDDDQPVYSEDKYGGTPSQKMDSSDTESGSDADVALEERREEPQDERLGERAALRSDVLRSSSIQDTVGGGDSAGPAGRPDELSLPQSTTDPDPPVSYDLNFIDKSDKQMKKSNQKNVFTLTTQSTSPTGDEESIAKVLDWFSRSTDRSDWLNSAGGAKVRMGSDHNVVVSKSRSEDSFLNEGEGTSELLQKKINEAKALRAAHRSASSELLEIEEPQQQVYVPHLRSVWERHKIGPKVLIIKSMMSKNRGQTPARLSDRHEGNKMDMTSEPGRYSREIIYKGESERCAVVRPQTDTEYTSPSSSSQEAHGPNTSARNYRNYSDLEAGAQAADRRGSDAGSVNVPRPRQERIFHPRLSVETESLSTSNPRPDRISQSTEIQLRDESSRTPKSEADLQTRYSPGSYSGNKSYVDNPQGGNDALIEPKTQTFRSPYKDASWNSDDRGYSPQRNVQDLPQQESSADKIKQLRSFWEQERKPTFYSRNVTQGPSQSKVSKRFTKSEYDLSALGNGDRSEEINPNVVGTETESANLTTSRTQFNSLRDFWDEATSGKPKSTARKETVKIQFAAKDFRRKEPQIQPKTRPVAAKLSPTLQGVSTVEGSRDLPRQDTLGKENRPHRSRKDSYEASSSRANSIRRAASMFALSALDENDQVQMDTGPSQPQSRNRRQYSQKNITITKPPEESETPTPRARAYIPRDYRHYLGMTDEASFQASLAPNPEDEGEKGGFGFDPGRPVHVSTPVSSEGWHSRKSTKVTQRPLWANYSSDTGPDSSLSSTSDSWSNSKKYSDRGDDTLSPVRKALMRAETRSKSLEDLTASPVQERRQDTTADIRGASDVSSMPSPASSLFSDKDHLKNMSKSVPLFLQKELSGSMMTMYGGDLEVQGNIMFSINYIQKLREFHIFVAQCQDLAAADLKKGRSNPYVKSYLVPDKSNLGKRKTSVKKKTLNPTFNEILRYRVNMEYLRTQTLILSVWHHDTFGRNSFLGEVDVDLFKWDFGHTRLNYFPLKSRTPPNLAAPSGRGQLKLAIRYLPQISHSEGVSHFFNGEIHIWVKECRDLPLIRATINPYVKCFVLPDTSRKSRQKTRVVRRAVDPVFNHTMVYDGIRDIDLTEACVELTVWDRDKLATNLLGGLRLGIGTGTSYGALVDWMDSTPSEVALWERMKSTPNEWVEDVLPLRILNPARATFK
- the sytl2b gene encoding synaptotagmin-like protein 2 isoform X3, producing MIDLSHLTEEEQGAIMTVLRRDAELKRAEDDRVSKLEKTHNTGSKPDSQWKYLSGEWFYEAKSRRHMDKIHGSEVILASMKAQKAPFDGSPLSKRSPTPSSSGLKVGTPPKPARSLENLQLAVINDPEKEKKSPIFSPRMPRKNPFNQGSMIIYEAPDNISFVTSCQKPELSQTADASLLRSDPGEDFSQTSDTSSTSEGSSPAFRPVPRKRTFLSRHPSSSDPDAPVGPASIVPSPGQRRQLAQRVAAPQESPQQPMNDDDQPVYSEDKYGGTPSQKMDSSDTESGSDADVALEERREEPQDERLGERAALRSDVLRSSSIQDTVGGGDSAGPAGRPDELSLPQSTTEIQLRDESSRTPKSEADLQTRYSPGSYSGNKSYVDNPQGGNDALIEPKTQTFRSPYKDASWNSDDRGYSPQRNVQDLPQQESSADKIKQLRSFWEQERKPTFYSRNVTQGPSQSKVSKRFTKSEYDLSALGNGDRSEEINPNVVGTETESANLTTSRTQFNSLRDFWDEATSGKPKSTARKETVKIQFAAKDFRRKEPQIQPKTRPVAAKLSPTLQGVSTVEGSRDLPRQDTLGKENRPHRSRKDSYEASSSRANSIRRAASMFALSALDENDQVQMDTGPSQPQSRNRRQYSQKNITITKPPEESETPTPRARAYIPRDYRHYLGMTDEASFQASLAPNPEDEGEKGGFGFDPGRPVHVSTPVSSEGWHSRKSTKVTQRPLWANYSSDTGPDSSLSSTSDSWSNSKKYSDRGDDTLSPVRKALMRAETRSKSLEDLTASPVQERRQDTTADIRGASDVSSMPSPASSLFSDKDHLKNMSKSVPLFLQKEDDASTDSNSDQSYHSGQLTKGGSLTNLTSSSGLSSLSGSMMTMYGGDLEVQGNIMFSINYIQKLREFHIFVAQCQDLAAADLKKGRSNPYVKSYLVPDKSNLGKRKTSVKKKTLNPTFNEILRYRVNMEYLRTQTLILSVWHHDTFGRNSFLGEVDVDLFKWDFGHTRLNYFPLKSRTPPNLAAPSGRGQLKLAIRYLPQISHSEGVSHFFNGEIHIWVKECRDLPLIRATINPYVKCFVLPDTSRKSRQKTRVVRRAVDPVFNHTMVYDGIRDIDLTEACVELTVWDRDKLATNLLGGLRLGIGTGTSYGALVDWMDSTPSEVALWERMKSTPNEWVEDVLPLRILNPARATFK
- the sytl2b gene encoding synaptotagmin-like protein 2 isoform X6, coding for MIDLSHLTEEEQGAIMTVLRRDAELKRAEDDRVSKLEKTHNTGSKPDSQWKYLSGEWFYEAKSRRHMDKIHGSEVILASMKAQKAPFDGSPLSKRSPTPSSSGLKVGTPPKPARSLENLQLAVINDPEKEKKSPIFSPRMPRKNPFNQGSMIIYEAPDNISFVTSCQKPELSQTADASLLRSDPGEDFSQTSDTSSTSEGSSPAFRPVPRKRTFLSRHPSSSDPDAPVGPASIVPSPGQRRQLAQRVAAPQESPQQPMNDDDQPVYSEDKYGGTPSQKMDSSDTESGSDADVALEERREEPQDERLGERAALRSDVLRSSSIQDTVGGGDSAGPAGRPDELSLPQSTTGGDDTLSPVRKALMRAETRSKSLEDLTASPVQERRQDTTADIRGASDVSSMPSPASSLFSDKDHLKNMSKSVPLFLQKEDDASTDSNSDQSYHSGQLTKGGSLTNLTSSSGLSSLSGSMMTMYGGDLEVQGNIMFSINYIQKLREFHIFVAQCQDLAAADLKKGRSNPYVKSYLVPDKSNLGKRKTSVKKKTLNPTFNEILRYRVNMEYLRTQTLILSVWHHDTFGRNSFLGEVDVDLFKWDFGHTRLNYFPLKSRTPPNLAAPSGRGQLKLAIRYLPQISHSEGVSHFFNGEIHIWVKECRDLPLIRATINPYVKCFVLPDTSRKSRQKTRVVRRAVDPVFNHTMVYDGIRDIDLTEACVELTVWDRDKLATNLLGGLRLGIGTGTSYGALVDWMDSTPSEVALWERMKSTPNEWVEDVLPLRILNPARATFK